A genomic window from Mycetohabitans rhizoxinica HKI 454 includes:
- the tdh gene encoding L-threonine 3-dehydrogenase — MRALAKLEAGPGLTLTRVKKPEIGHNDVLIRIGKTAICGTDLHIWKWDEWASKTIPVPMHVGHEYVGEIVAIGQEVRGFKVGDRVSGEGHITCGFCRNCRAGRRHLCRNTIGVGVNRAGAFADYLAIPAFNAFKIPDDIDDELAAIFDPFGNAVHTALTFNLVGEDVLITGAGPIGAMAAAIARHVGARNIVITDVNEYRLELAMKMGASRAVNVSHESLTQVMRELGMTEGFDVGLEMSGAPSALVSMLEHMNHGGKIALLGIPPARTAIDWNHVIFKGLEIKGIYGREMFETWYKMVAMLQSGLDLSPIITHRFPVEEYRSGFDAMLSGHSGKVILDWTASSMLRGV, encoded by the coding sequence ATGCGTGCGCTGGCGAAGCTGGAAGCGGGACCAGGCCTGACATTGACCAGAGTGAAAAAACCGGAGATCGGGCATAACGACGTGTTGATCCGCATCGGCAAGACAGCGATCTGCGGTACCGACCTTCATATCTGGAAGTGGGACGAGTGGGCGAGCAAAACCATCCCGGTTCCGATGCACGTCGGTCATGAATACGTCGGCGAAATCGTCGCCATCGGGCAAGAAGTGCGAGGATTTAAGGTGGGCGACCGGGTCTCCGGTGAGGGCCATATCACTTGCGGTTTCTGCCGGAACTGCCGCGCCGGTCGGCGTCACCTGTGTCGTAATACGATCGGGGTCGGCGTAAACCGCGCAGGTGCGTTTGCCGACTATCTGGCGATCCCGGCTTTTAATGCCTTCAAGATACCGGATGACATCGATGACGAGTTAGCCGCGATCTTCGATCCGTTTGGCAATGCGGTGCATACGGCGTTGACTTTTAACCTTGTCGGTGAGGACGTGCTGATTACCGGTGCAGGGCCGATCGGCGCCATGGCCGCAGCAATCGCCCGTCATGTCGGTGCCCGCAATATCGTGATCACGGACGTCAATGAGTACCGGCTTGAGCTTGCCATGAAGATGGGCGCAAGCCGTGCTGTCAACGTGTCGCACGAATCATTGACGCAGGTTATGCGCGAACTTGGCATGACCGAAGGGTTTGACGTCGGACTTGAGATGTCGGGCGCGCCGAGCGCGCTCGTATCGATGCTGGAGCATATGAATCACGGTGGCAAGATCGCCCTGCTTGGCATCCCGCCGGCACGCACCGCGATCGATTGGAACCATGTGATTTTCAAAGGACTGGAGATTAAGGGGATATACGGACGCGAAATGTTCGAGACCTGGTACAAGATGGTCGCGATGCTGCAAAGCGGGCTGGACCTGTCACCGATCATTACGCACCGCTTTCCCGTGGAGGAATACCGCAGTGGTTTTGATGCGATGTTGTCCGGACACAGCGGCAAGGTTATCCTAGATTGGACAGCGTCGTCGATGCTGCGGGGCGTGTGA
- a CDS encoding glycine C-acetyltransferase: MNDAYLSHVRTVLEQIRADGFYKSERVIASPQSSSIALADGAQVLNFCANNYLGLADDPRIVKSAKDGLDRDGFGMASVRFICGTQSVHKQLEAALASFLHTDDAILYSSCFDANGGLFETLLTEDDAVISDELNHASIIDGIRLCKAKRFRYRNNNIDDLQAQLQAADAAGARFKLIATDGVFSMDGIIADLKAICDMADRYGALVMVDDSHAVGFIGEHGRGTPEHCGVQDRVDIVTGTLGKALGGASGGYVAARAPIVELLRQRSRPYLFSNTLAPSIAYASLTVLELLRSDEGAALRRRVRENGAQFRRAMSSLGFTLIPGEHPIIPVMLGDAQLAGRMAEALLAQGVYVTGFSYPVVPKGRARIRTQMSAAHTPEQIEAAVDAFERVGRALNVI, encoded by the coding sequence ATGAACGACGCATATCTCTCGCACGTGCGCACTGTGCTGGAGCAGATCCGCGCAGATGGATTTTATAAGTCGGAGCGCGTGATTGCCTCGCCACAATCATCGAGCATTGCGCTGGCGGACGGTGCTCAGGTGTTGAACTTCTGTGCGAACAATTATCTGGGCCTCGCCGACGACCCACGGATCGTGAAGTCGGCGAAAGATGGATTGGACCGGGATGGTTTCGGCATGGCGTCGGTACGTTTCATTTGCGGGACCCAATCGGTTCACAAACAACTCGAAGCGGCCCTGGCCTCGTTCCTGCATACCGACGATGCCATTCTTTACTCCAGTTGCTTCGACGCGAACGGCGGATTGTTCGAGACGCTGTTAACGGAGGACGACGCGGTCATCAGTGACGAACTAAACCATGCGAGCATCATCGACGGCATACGGTTATGCAAGGCCAAGCGCTTTCGGTATCGGAACAACAACATTGACGACCTGCAAGCGCAGTTGCAGGCCGCCGACGCGGCCGGTGCACGGTTCAAGCTGATTGCGACCGATGGCGTATTCTCCATGGATGGGATCATCGCGGACTTGAAGGCGATCTGCGATATGGCGGACCGTTACGGCGCGCTGGTCATGGTCGATGACTCACACGCTGTGGGCTTCATTGGGGAGCACGGACGGGGCACGCCCGAACACTGTGGTGTGCAGGACCGGGTGGACATCGTCACCGGGACACTCGGCAAGGCGCTGGGCGGTGCATCCGGCGGATACGTCGCGGCCCGCGCGCCAATCGTCGAGTTGTTGCGACAACGCTCGCGGCCCTACTTGTTCTCCAATACGCTCGCGCCCAGCATTGCCTATGCCTCGCTCACCGTGCTGGAATTGCTGCGCAGCGACGAAGGGGCGGCATTACGCCGGCGCGTTCGCGAGAACGGCGCCCAGTTCCGCCGCGCAATGAGTTCGCTGGGCTTTACGTTGATTCCGGGTGAGCACCCCATCATCCCGGTCATGTTGGGCGATGCGCAACTCGCCGGTCGGATGGCCGAGGCATTGCTGGCTCAAGGGGTATATGTAACCGGGTTTTCGTATCCGGTGGTGCCGAAAGGGCGGGCGAGGATTCGTACCCAGATGAGCGCCGCGCACACGCCGGAGCAGATCGAGGCGGCTGTCGATGCGTTCGAGCGCGTTGGCCGAGCACTAAATGTCATTTGA
- a CDS encoding DNA-binding protein, whose translation MNDEDKQLIRDELENLKAQGTRRRELSLHACKRLFFDHAVRPTLANVRELTGVGSASDIPKDIEFFWERVRDMSKVRIDAGVLPPALHSTAGELLRGLYDAALATARDELAQERIGMQQTIAAAEQKVRDAQLLYEHARAELQRHHDAWTGAALKEGESAERLATERAMAKRAHEQVVVLEGRLADSEAEISTLRDKVESLQTELKARTEHYAAEIKDAIANAERRVKPLLVELDALRSAASSYQAGLREQSRKEFEHVQQLAAIKARADTLQNQLDTKSDEVDRLSRQIEQFRVQAGVPSALGKLVADLALAGRLTPEEIASIGTAVDGYVALPSTCAACGDAELELYEHDERFELQCPACERTSGEAPSRLSAYNRFAAAVSPSLSG comes from the coding sequence ATGAATGACGAAGACAAGCAGTTAATACGGGACGAGCTGGAGAACCTGAAAGCGCAAGGCACTCGGCGTCGCGAATTGTCGCTGCATGCGTGCAAACGTCTGTTTTTCGACCACGCGGTCCGTCCAACACTGGCCAACGTCCGAGAATTGACCGGTGTCGGTAGCGCCAGTGATATTCCGAAAGATATCGAGTTTTTCTGGGAACGAGTACGCGACATGTCGAAGGTGCGGATCGACGCTGGTGTACTCCCACCAGCGCTGCACAGCACCGCCGGCGAACTGCTTCGCGGTCTTTACGATGCCGCACTTGCCACAGCACGGGACGAGCTCGCGCAAGAACGGATTGGGATGCAACAAACTATCGCCGCAGCAGAGCAAAAAGTCCGGGATGCGCAACTGTTGTATGAGCATGCCCGTGCCGAATTGCAACGGCACCATGACGCATGGACTGGTGCAGCGCTCAAAGAAGGAGAATCGGCCGAGCGGCTGGCGACCGAACGGGCCATGGCTAAGCGTGCACACGAACAAGTCGTCGTGTTGGAAGGCCGGTTGGCGGATAGCGAGGCAGAGATTTCAACGTTACGCGACAAAGTCGAGTCGCTACAGACTGAGTTGAAGGCTCGCACTGAACACTACGCGGCCGAGATCAAGGACGCCATCGCGAACGCCGAGCGCCGAGTCAAGCCGTTGCTGGTCGAACTGGACGCACTACGTTCAGCCGCGTCTTCGTACCAAGCCGGCTTGCGCGAGCAAAGTCGTAAGGAATTCGAGCATGTCCAGCAACTAGCGGCAATCAAGGCGCGTGCCGACACGCTGCAAAACCAGCTGGATACAAAATCAGACGAAGTTGACCGGTTAAGTCGGCAAATAGAGCAATTCCGCGTGCAAGCCGGCGTACCGTCGGCACTTGGCAAATTGGTTGCCGACCTGGCGCTGGCTGGCCGTCTCACCCCTGAGGAAATTGCGTCGATTGGTACCGCTGTTGACGGTTACGTCGCATTGCCATCGACATGTGCGGCATGCGGCGATGCGGAGCTTGAACTGTATGAGCACGATGAACGCTTCGAATTGCAATGTCCAGCGTGCGAGCGCACCTCCGGCGAAGCCCCTTCTCGGCTGTCCGCCTATAACCGATTTGCGGCTGCAGTCTCGCCATCGCTATCAGGCTAA
- a CDS encoding replication initiation protein produces the protein MATRVAKKKTDVVSPNSSELRKAVEAIAIQPKSGKITLLTRKLFNVLLAVAQQADESGDTYRALLSDIVANSAFDSNDTALVKEHLRRMVSVQVEWSTGTSSQKPGRKWGISTLIADAEILEDATTRRVWVEFSFAPKIKKKLLDPVQYARLSLQFQSQLRSSAGLALYEICVRYLTNPSHLTMREPWQWWRPILSGTPDSEAGDEAKREYKYFKRDYLRPAIAEVNAVTNINVELIEHREGRRVSEIQFRVAERKQPMLALDEHPNVFDSTLVDRMVKLGIPLKEAQTLYADSEENRIRAALQMTEQRMRSTTLPAVRSAAALFKDALKKGYAPPVEEVPALQDKKVAGKEDPRARLMAEYAAYRRKQARELYDEQDDAGRDFARKSFEDEALPGLGAHLRDEWRKRGIASKIAETAFFDWLALKTWGEPTDGDLLAFTLNHARAVA, from the coding sequence ATGGCCACCCGCGTTGCAAAGAAGAAGACCGATGTCGTCAGCCCAAACTCCTCGGAGTTGCGTAAGGCCGTCGAAGCCATTGCGATTCAGCCCAAAAGCGGCAAGATTACCTTGCTGACTCGCAAGCTGTTCAATGTGTTGTTGGCTGTCGCGCAACAGGCCGATGAGTCGGGCGACACTTATCGGGCGTTGCTTTCGGATATCGTCGCGAATTCTGCGTTCGACTCTAATGACACGGCGCTGGTCAAGGAGCATTTGCGTCGGATGGTATCAGTGCAGGTCGAATGGAGCACCGGGACATCGAGCCAGAAACCGGGGCGTAAGTGGGGCATCTCAACGTTGATCGCGGACGCCGAAATTCTCGAGGATGCAACCACGCGGCGCGTATGGGTTGAGTTCTCGTTCGCGCCGAAGATTAAGAAGAAGCTTCTCGACCCGGTCCAGTATGCCCGCTTGAGCCTGCAATTCCAAAGCCAACTGCGTAGCAGTGCCGGGCTGGCGCTGTATGAGATTTGCGTACGCTATTTGACCAATCCGAGTCATCTTACGATGCGTGAGCCGTGGCAGTGGTGGCGTCCCATCCTATCCGGAACACCGGACTCGGAGGCTGGCGATGAAGCCAAGCGTGAATACAAGTATTTCAAGCGCGATTATCTGCGGCCCGCCATCGCGGAAGTGAATGCGGTAACCAATATCAATGTCGAATTGATCGAGCATCGTGAAGGGCGGCGCGTATCGGAAATCCAGTTTCGGGTAGCGGAGCGTAAGCAACCGATGCTAGCGCTCGATGAACATCCAAACGTGTTTGACAGCACGCTGGTCGATCGCATGGTCAAGCTTGGGATTCCGTTGAAAGAGGCGCAGACGTTGTACGCCGACAGTGAAGAGAACCGCATTCGCGCCGCGTTGCAGATGACCGAGCAACGGATGCGTAGTACGACACTGCCTGCGGTGCGCAGTGCTGCGGCGCTATTCAAGGACGCACTGAAGAAGGGCTACGCGCCGCCGGTCGAGGAAGTTCCAGCGTTGCAAGACAAGAAGGTTGCTGGGAAGGAGGATCCAAGGGCCCGGCTAATGGCAGAATATGCTGCGTATCGTCGTAAACAGGCGCGTGAGCTTTATGACGAGCAGGATGACGCTGGGCGGGATTTCGCCCGGAAATCATTCGAGGACGAAGCGTTGCCGGGTCTGGGCGCTCACCTGCGGGACGAATGGCGTAAGCGTGGCATTGCATCGAAGATCGCCGAGACGGCCTTTTTTGATTGGCTGGCGTTGAAAACGTGGGGCGAGCCGACGGATGGTGACCTGCTTGCGTTCACGTTGAATCATGCACGCGCCGTGGCATGA
- a CDS encoding ParB/RepB/Spo0J family partition protein codes for MKSSQLARGFQARPDTTTSEKRTALERLNAIDTWVKQPGSPDTSEPVAIAKKNGAPDPSGAVTPNTNESAAYRAWRTANGYTPGQVIELPLKAIKPSPFNPRHFYLKSSIAELAVNLAKQGQQQAIHVIPDHQNPGTFFVSDGGRRVRALKEANKENVRAIVVDLPIGIESYKLGYDLNVQRDSQTVFDNAIVWRRFLDEQHFQSQRELAEHLGIDESTVAVALGIAKLPEAVMQEMVARPDRFGSNMAYQVARYHSAKGTDATLRLINKIVADDLSTRQVADIIKGRAVSSDASKPLRRQRYAQRLEIKVGGATLGDLKSYGDDRLELKLKGLAREKRDELLAQIEALLMPKTSDIDGRGANTADA; via the coding sequence ATGAAATCCTCTCAACTCGCCCGAGGCTTCCAGGCACGGCCGGATACGACGACCAGCGAAAAACGAACAGCACTGGAGCGTCTCAACGCGATTGACACGTGGGTCAAGCAACCAGGTAGCCCTGATACGTCCGAACCGGTCGCGATCGCTAAAAAGAACGGGGCGCCCGATCCGTCCGGAGCCGTCACCCCAAACACTAACGAATCGGCGGCGTACCGGGCTTGGCGCACCGCAAATGGATACACGCCGGGACAGGTCATTGAGCTTCCGCTAAAAGCCATCAAACCCAGTCCCTTCAATCCGCGCCATTTCTACCTGAAGTCATCGATTGCCGAACTTGCCGTGAATCTTGCCAAGCAAGGGCAGCAGCAAGCTATTCACGTCATTCCGGATCATCAAAACCCCGGCACCTTCTTTGTCAGCGACGGTGGTCGCCGCGTGCGAGCACTGAAAGAAGCCAACAAGGAAAATGTCAGGGCAATCGTCGTAGACTTGCCCATTGGCATCGAGAGTTATAAGCTCGGCTATGATTTGAACGTCCAGCGGGACTCGCAAACAGTCTTCGACAACGCAATCGTATGGCGGCGCTTTCTCGATGAGCAGCACTTCCAAAGTCAACGCGAACTTGCCGAACACCTCGGCATTGATGAGTCGACGGTTGCCGTCGCATTAGGCATCGCAAAACTCCCGGAAGCCGTCATGCAGGAAATGGTGGCTAGACCGGATCGGTTTGGCTCCAACATGGCGTACCAAGTTGCCCGATATCATTCCGCAAAGGGTACGGATGCCACGCTTCGGTTGATTAACAAGATCGTCGCCGACGACCTCAGTACCCGGCAAGTCGCCGATATCATCAAGGGCAGAGCAGTGTCTAGCGACGCATCTAAGCCGCTGCGCCGGCAGCGCTACGCGCAACGGCTGGAGATCAAAGTCGGCGGGGCGACGCTTGGCGACCTAAAGTCGTATGGTGACGATCGCCTCGAGTTGAAGCTGAAGGGACTGGCACGGGAAAAGCGTGACGAATTGTTAGCGCAAATCGAAGCGCTATTGATGCCGAAAACCTCGGATATCGACGGCCGCGGCGCCAACACCGCTGACGCGTAA
- the parA gene encoding ParA family partition ATPase, translating into MAAEIIAVTQQKGGVGKSTIAMHLGAAFHERKKKVLVVDADGQNTLVHWSSAASEESSIPFPIVNLAEAGGQIHREIKKFVNDYDLIIVDCPPSITEKVSGVVLLAASIAVVPTSSSPADYWSSVGLVKLIQQAQTMNEDLKAVFLLNKTEEKRMLTRELKRALEELGLPLLKTQIPTRECYKQAMALGQTVLQMSDRGAKLASAEIRACADEIAALLQ; encoded by the coding sequence GTGGCAGCCGAAATCATTGCGGTTACTCAGCAGAAGGGGGGCGTCGGCAAGAGCACGATCGCAATGCATCTTGGCGCAGCGTTCCACGAAAGAAAAAAGAAAGTCTTGGTCGTCGACGCGGACGGACAAAATACATTGGTCCACTGGTCCAGCGCCGCCAGTGAAGAGTCAAGCATTCCGTTCCCAATTGTGAATTTGGCAGAGGCAGGGGGCCAGATTCATAGAGAAATCAAGAAATTCGTCAACGACTACGATCTCATCATTGTGGATTGCCCGCCGTCGATTACAGAGAAGGTCTCCGGCGTCGTACTACTGGCGGCTAGCATTGCGGTTGTGCCAACGTCGTCGTCGCCGGCCGACTATTGGTCGAGCGTTGGTCTGGTTAAGCTAATCCAGCAAGCGCAGACAATGAACGAAGATTTGAAAGCTGTCTTTCTCCTCAACAAGACCGAAGAGAAACGAATGCTGACACGCGAATTGAAGCGCGCGCTTGAGGAGCTAGGTCTCCCACTTCTGAAAACCCAGATCCCTACCCGCGAGTGCTACAAGCAGGCGATGGCGTTGGGACAGACCGTTCTACAAATGTCGGACCGTGGCGCCAAGCTGGCAAGCGCCGAGATCCGAGCCTGCGCCGATGAGATCGCGGCGCTATTGCAGTGA
- the arsC gene encoding arsenate reductase (glutaredoxin) (This arsenate reductase requires both glutathione and glutaredoxin to convert arsenate to arsenite, after which the efflux transporter formed by ArsA and ArsB can extrude the arsenite from the cell, providing resistance.), with protein sequence MITIYHHPRCSKSRAAYALLIDELAGREEVRTVEYLKTPPTLDELKQLHALLGVPVRKMIRDNESAFAELGLGDTSLSEDALLKAVSEHPVLLQRPIVVRDSRAVIGRPPEQIATLFD encoded by the coding sequence ATGATTACGATTTACCATCACCCCCGTTGTTCAAAATCACGCGCTGCCTACGCCTTGCTGATCGACGAGTTGGCAGGGCGCGAGGAGGTCCGGACGGTCGAATATTTGAAAACTCCTCCTACACTCGACGAATTGAAACAGCTGCATGCATTGTTGGGTGTACCGGTGCGCAAAATGATCCGGGACAACGAGTCGGCCTTCGCTGAACTTGGACTGGGCGATACCTCACTTTCTGAGGACGCGCTTCTCAAGGCTGTTTCCGAGCATCCGGTATTGTTGCAACGCCCGATCGTTGTTCGCGATTCTCGGGCTGTGATCGGACGGCCACCCGAGCAGATCGCCACACTGTTCGATTAA
- a CDS encoding AGE family epimerase/isomerase, with product MNQPNYASATIDELQQHLASVILPLWTSWGFNDTLGLPYDVIAPPGQPALPPTRYRAMACARQLYVFSAAGWHDHADRLFESLRSRFMDATHGGWHYSIDAQGAPQETQKDLYTHAFIVFGCAEYFRHRGNREALDLLEATLHVIETRFATDAGLYNAVLSADFRTIVTGPRQNPIMHLAEAYLSARDVQRDAWFSDALQRIAEQMIATFVHRPTGCIAELPIGCDAVRIEPGHQFEWFYLASSAPDVFGCSDLPNWLGSAYVFSLRHGVSPVTGGVCAALDEHGHVTEPNERLWAQTEFARALATSQALRSTSDVQDAHVPLKTQLGRFKQRFLRDYGWIELIAQDGAVVRADMPSTTPYHMATMYHAVARLQEGP from the coding sequence ATGAACCAGCCAAACTACGCCAGCGCAACCATCGACGAGTTGCAACAGCACCTGGCCAGCGTGATTTTGCCGTTGTGGACCAGCTGGGGCTTCAATGACACTCTAGGCCTGCCCTATGACGTGATTGCGCCGCCGGGACAGCCCGCGTTGCCGCCCACGCGCTACCGGGCAATGGCATGTGCGCGCCAGCTCTACGTGTTCAGCGCAGCTGGCTGGCACGATCACGCAGACCGCCTGTTCGAATCGCTGCGCAGCCGGTTCATGGATGCGACACATGGCGGCTGGCACTACAGCATCGATGCACAAGGCGCGCCGCAGGAGACGCAAAAAGATCTGTACACGCATGCATTCATCGTGTTCGGTTGCGCGGAATATTTCCGGCATCGGGGCAACCGAGAGGCACTGGATCTGCTCGAAGCGACGCTGCACGTGATTGAGACGCGCTTCGCGACCGACGCCGGCCTGTACAACGCGGTGCTGTCCGCCGACTTTCGAACAATCGTCACCGGCCCGCGGCAGAACCCGATCATGCACTTGGCCGAAGCCTACTTATCTGCCCGCGACGTGCAGCGCGACGCGTGGTTTTCCGATGCGCTGCAGCGTATCGCGGAACAAATGATCGCGACATTCGTGCATCGCCCGACCGGCTGCATCGCGGAGTTGCCGATCGGCTGCGACGCCGTGCGCATCGAACCCGGACACCAGTTCGAATGGTTCTATCTCGCGTCGAGTGCGCCGGATGTCTTTGGATGCAGCGACCTGCCCAATTGGCTCGGCTCGGCCTATGTGTTCTCGCTTCGGCACGGTGTGTCGCCTGTCACCGGCGGGGTGTGTGCTGCGCTGGACGAGCATGGCCATGTAACCGAGCCAAACGAGCGGTTGTGGGCGCAAACCGAATTCGCCCGCGCGCTGGCCACATCGCAAGCGCTGCGCAGCACCAGCGACGTACAAGATGCGCATGTGCCACTGAAGACGCAGCTCGGCCGTTTCAAGCAGCGCTTCTTGCGCGACTACGGCTGGATAGAATTGATTGCTCAGGACGGCGCCGTGGTGCGCGCGGACATGCCATCAACGACGCCCTACCACATGGCGACGATGTACCATGCGGTTGCCCGCTTGCAAGAGGGGCCGTGA